In one Streptomyces sp. NBC_01288 genomic region, the following are encoded:
- a CDS encoding phytanoyl-CoA dioxygenase family protein has product MDDTADVMVERFLEDGFVKIEGAFPPRVAEHCARLLWRETGYDPEDPGTWQDPVVWVSDMAQGPFAASVNSPALHEAFDLLVGAGRWQSRYSVGSFPLRFPHPTEPDDAGWHIEGSYVAEGAENEWPYANLASRGRALLMLMLYTEVTEENAPTRIRVGSHLDVPRVLEPYGEKGASSLALGPKVAEASAGRPIAYATGHPGDVYLCHPFLVHAAQPHHGDRPRFMGQPPLMPAAPYELDRSNGNYSAVESAIRRGLSNEG; this is encoded by the coding sequence ATGGACGACACGGCCGACGTGATGGTGGAACGCTTCCTCGAAGACGGGTTCGTGAAGATCGAGGGGGCCTTCCCGCCGCGGGTCGCCGAGCACTGCGCTCGGCTGCTCTGGCGGGAGACGGGCTACGACCCGGAGGACCCCGGCACGTGGCAGGACCCCGTGGTGTGGGTGAGCGACATGGCCCAGGGACCGTTCGCCGCCTCGGTCAACTCCCCTGCCCTGCATGAGGCGTTCGACCTGCTGGTGGGCGCCGGCCGCTGGCAGTCCCGGTACTCGGTGGGCAGTTTCCCGCTGCGCTTCCCGCACCCGACGGAACCGGACGACGCCGGCTGGCACATCGAGGGCAGCTATGTCGCGGAGGGCGCGGAGAACGAGTGGCCGTACGCGAATCTGGCCTCGCGCGGCCGGGCTCTACTCATGCTGATGCTCTACACCGAAGTCACCGAGGAGAACGCGCCGACCCGCATCCGGGTCGGCTCCCACCTCGACGTCCCGCGCGTCCTCGAACCGTACGGCGAGAAGGGCGCCTCCTCACTGGCCCTCGGCCCGAAGGTGGCCGAGGCATCCGCCGGGCGCCCCATCGCCTACGCCACCGGTCACCCCGGTGACGTCTACCTCTGCCACCCCTTCCTGGTCCACGCGGCCCAGCCCCACCACGGCGACCGCCCCCGCTTCATGGGGCAGCCGCCGCTGATGCCGGCGGCGCCCTACGAGCTGGACCGGTCCAACGGCAACTATTCAGCGGTGGAGTCCGCGATCCGCCGAGGCCTGTCGAACGAGGGCTGA
- a CDS encoding glycoside hydrolase family 6 protein, producing MSRTRTALLAALVLVAGASGTAVAAAPSADTGIAAIPCSVDYKVQNQWDTGFTAAVTITNNGAAKSSWAAKWSYAGNQQITSGWNAKISQSGTAVTAANETYNGSLGTGSSVSFGFNASYSGTNALPTTFTLDGVTCNVDDGSGGGGGGGTDPGTRVDNPYAGAKVYVNPEWSAKAAAETGGSRVSSQPTGVWLDRIAAIAGVNGGMGLRAHLDAALAQKGTGEEVVQLVVYDLPGRDCAALASNGELGPTEIGRYESEFIDPIAAILADSKYAALRIVTTIEIDSLPNLVTNTGSKATATPQCDTMLANGNYVKGVGYALNKLGAIPNVYNYIDAGHHGWLGWDDNFAPSANLFYQAANAEGATVNDVAGFITNTANYSALKENNFTINDSVNGVSVRQSKWVDWNRYVDEQSYAQAFRSELVSVGFNSGIGMLIDTSRNGWGGSARPTGPGATTSVDTYVDGGRYDRRIQVGNWCNQSGAGLGERPQAAPATGIDAYVWMKPPGESDGSSTAIANDEGKGFDRMCDPTYTGNARNGNNLSGALANAPLSGHWFSAQFQQLMANAYPPL from the coding sequence ATGAGCCGTACCAGAACAGCGTTGCTCGCTGCCTTGGTGCTCGTCGCCGGGGCCTCGGGGACGGCGGTCGCCGCCGCTCCCTCGGCGGACACCGGCATCGCCGCGATCCCGTGCAGCGTCGACTACAAGGTGCAGAACCAGTGGGACACCGGCTTCACCGCCGCCGTCACGATCACCAACAACGGCGCCGCCAAGTCGAGTTGGGCCGCGAAGTGGTCGTACGCCGGTAACCAGCAGATCACCAGCGGCTGGAACGCGAAGATCAGCCAGAGCGGGACCGCCGTCACGGCGGCCAACGAGACCTACAACGGGAGCCTGGGGACCGGGAGTTCGGTCAGCTTCGGCTTCAACGCCTCCTACAGCGGCACCAACGCGCTCCCGACGACCTTCACTCTCGACGGCGTGACCTGCAACGTCGACGACGGCAGCGGTGGGGGAGGGGGCGGCGGCACCGATCCCGGCACACGGGTCGACAACCCGTACGCGGGCGCCAAGGTGTACGTGAACCCGGAGTGGTCCGCGAAGGCCGCCGCCGAGACCGGTGGCAGCCGGGTCTCCAGCCAGCCCACCGGCGTCTGGCTCGACCGCATCGCCGCCATCGCCGGTGTCAACGGCGGGATGGGCCTGCGCGCCCACCTCGACGCGGCGCTCGCCCAGAAGGGCACCGGCGAAGAGGTCGTCCAGCTCGTCGTCTACGACCTGCCCGGGCGCGACTGCGCGGCCCTCGCCTCCAACGGCGAACTCGGCCCGACCGAAATCGGGCGCTACGAAAGCGAGTTCATCGACCCGATCGCCGCGATCCTCGCCGACAGCAAGTACGCCGCGCTGCGGATCGTCACCACGATCGAGATCGACTCGCTGCCCAACCTCGTGACCAACACCGGCAGCAAGGCCACCGCCACCCCGCAGTGCGACACGATGCTCGCCAACGGCAACTACGTGAAGGGCGTCGGCTACGCGCTGAACAAGCTCGGCGCGATCCCCAACGTCTACAACTACATCGACGCCGGACACCACGGCTGGCTCGGCTGGGACGACAACTTCGCCCCCTCCGCGAACCTCTTCTACCAGGCCGCGAACGCCGAGGGCGCGACCGTGAACGACGTGGCCGGCTTCATCACCAACACGGCCAACTACAGTGCCCTGAAGGAGAACAACTTCACCATCAACGACAGCGTCAACGGTGTCTCCGTGCGCCAGTCCAAGTGGGTCGACTGGAACCGGTACGTGGACGAGCAGTCGTACGCCCAGGCGTTCCGCAGTGAGTTGGTGTCGGTGGGCTTCAACTCCGGTATCGGCATGCTGATCGACACGTCGCGGAACGGGTGGGGTGGCTCTGCTCGGCCCACCGGTCCGGGGGCAACCACCAGTGTGGACACGTACGTTGACGGTGGGCGCTACGACCGGCGGATCCAGGTCGGGAACTGGTGCAACCAGTCCGGTGCGGGTCTGGGGGAGCGGCCGCAGGCTGCTCCCGCCACCGGGATCGACGCGTATGTGTGGATGAAGCCGCCGGGGGAGTCGGACGGGTCCAGTACGGCGATCGCCAACGACGAGGGCAAGGGGTTTGACCGGATGTGCGATCCGACGTACACGGGGAACGCGCGTAACGGGAACAACCTGTCGGGTGCGCTGGCGAATGCGCCGTTGTCCGGGCACTGGTTCTCGGCTCAGTTCCAGCAGCTGATGGCGAACGCGTACCCGCCTCTGTAG
- a CDS encoding cellulase family glycosylhydrolase, with amino-acid sequence MRHPPRSMLLAVAGATALVGALVVPVVTASGATPACTVEYSVTGQWDTGFQGAVRITNNMAPVSSWSLSFDFAGGQKVTQGWNAKWSQSGTTVTAANESWNGSLGTGASVSAGFLANWAGSNAVPSAFKLNGTTCNVDAEPTPPTSPPPTSPPTDGTAPALHVSGNKLVDADGTDRRLLGVNRSGGEFMCVQGYGIWDGPVDDAAVAAIADWKANTVRIPLNEECWLGLSNIKPEYAGANYIAAVKDLVAKVEAHGMTPIVELHWTYGQYTGNSAGCSDVHATCQKPMPDAQYTPSFWSSVASTFKGDQAVAFDLFNEPYPDRATSTTTQAWECWRDGGTCPGIGYEVAGMQDLVDAVRSTGATNVIMAGGLAYSNDLSQWLAYKPSDPTGNLVAAYHVYNFNTCATESCWNSTLAPVAAQVPLVAGEIGENTCSHAFVDQVMKWFDDRGLSYLGWTWNTWDCSAGPSLISDYDGTPTAYGIGLRDHLRALNG; translated from the coding sequence ATGCGACACCCCCCGCGTTCAATGCTTTTAGCCGTCGCCGGCGCGACCGCCCTTGTCGGGGCATTGGTCGTTCCGGTGGTCACGGCGTCCGGCGCCACTCCCGCGTGCACGGTGGAGTACTCGGTCACCGGCCAGTGGGACACCGGCTTCCAAGGTGCAGTGCGGATCACCAACAACATGGCACCGGTGAGCAGTTGGAGCCTGAGCTTCGACTTCGCCGGCGGCCAGAAGGTCACCCAGGGCTGGAACGCCAAGTGGTCCCAGTCCGGCACGACGGTCACCGCGGCCAACGAGAGCTGGAACGGCTCGCTCGGCACCGGCGCGAGCGTCAGCGCCGGGTTCCTCGCCAACTGGGCCGGGAGCAACGCCGTACCGTCCGCGTTCAAGCTCAACGGCACGACCTGCAACGTCGATGCGGAGCCGACACCACCCACGTCGCCGCCTCCGACCTCACCACCGACCGACGGCACCGCACCCGCACTGCACGTCTCCGGGAACAAGCTCGTGGACGCCGACGGCACCGACCGCCGTCTGCTCGGCGTCAACCGGTCCGGCGGCGAGTTCATGTGCGTGCAGGGCTACGGCATCTGGGACGGACCGGTGGACGACGCGGCCGTCGCGGCGATCGCCGACTGGAAGGCGAACACGGTCCGCATTCCGCTCAACGAGGAGTGCTGGCTGGGCCTTTCGAACATCAAGCCCGAGTACGCGGGCGCCAACTACATCGCCGCCGTCAAGGACCTGGTGGCGAAGGTCGAGGCGCACGGCATGACACCGATCGTCGAACTGCACTGGACCTACGGCCAGTACACCGGCAACTCGGCGGGCTGCTCCGACGTGCACGCCACCTGCCAGAAGCCGATGCCGGACGCGCAGTACACACCGTCGTTCTGGTCCTCGGTCGCCAGCACCTTCAAGGGCGACCAGGCCGTCGCGTTCGACCTGTTCAACGAGCCCTACCCGGACCGCGCCACCTCCACGACCACCCAGGCGTGGGAGTGTTGGCGGGACGGCGGCACCTGCCCCGGTATCGGGTATGAAGTCGCCGGTATGCAGGATCTCGTCGACGCCGTACGGTCCACCGGCGCCACGAATGTGATCATGGCCGGCGGGCTCGCGTACTCGAACGACCTGAGCCAGTGGCTGGCCTACAAGCCCAGCGATCCGACGGGCAATCTCGTCGCCGCGTACCACGTGTACAACTTCAACACCTGCGCGACCGAGAGCTGCTGGAACTCCACACTCGCCCCCGTCGCGGCCCAAGTGCCGCTGGTGGCAGGGGAGATCGGCGAGAACACCTGCTCGCACGCCTTCGTCGACCAGGTCATGAAGTGGTTCGACGACCGCGGGCTCTCGTATCTCGGCTGGACCTGGAACACCTGGGACTGTTCCGCGGGTCCGTCACTGATCTCCGACTACGACGGTACGCCCACCGCGTACGGCATCGGGCTGCGCGACCATCTGCGCGCCCTCAACGGATAG
- a CDS encoding glycoside hydrolase family 48 protein — protein MHPRRRRRVTRRLWTAVVAALALPVSMLATGTTPAQAATVQCSVDYKTNDWGSGFTADLTLTNRGTDAINGWTLTYGYAGNQKLSNGWNGTWSQSGSTVSVTNASYNGTIAAGAAVSTGAQFGYSGTNTAPTSFAVNGTACTGAHQPPITVLTSPSAGAIYTQGAAIPLAATAAAADNATISKVEFYDDTTLLGTDTSSPYSLSPSGLTVGSHSLVAKAYDSLGASGESTPVGITVASGPAVVASPAQLGVQQGKSGTYAVSLSTQPSSNVTVTTARASGNTGLSVTGGASLTFTPSNWNTAQTVTLTADASGTGSASFESTATGFTKATVTVTELAAANAYDARFLDLYGKITNPANGYFSPQGIPYHSVETLIVEAPDQGHETTSEAYSYLLWLQAMYGKVTGDWSKFNGAWDLMEKYMIPTHADQPTNSFYNASKPATYAPELDTPNEYPAKLDTSVPVGSDPIAGELKTAYGTDDVYGMHWLEDVDNTYGYGDTPGGGCEAGPTASGPSYINTFQRGAQESVWETVPQPTCDAFKYGGTNGYLDLFTGDSSYAKQWKYTDAPDADARAVQAAYWADVWAKEQGKGTDVSTTVGKAAKMGDYLRYAMYDKYFKKIGNCVGPSTCPAGTGKDASDYLLSWYYAWGGANDTSAGWAWRIGSSHVHGGYQNPLAAYALSSYADLKPKSTTGAADWGTSLSRQLEFYRWLQSSEGAIAGGATNSWQGRYASPPAGTSTFYGMYYDQQPVYHDPPSNQWFGFQAWSMERVAEYYQQTGNASAKAVLDKWVAWALSKTTINPDGTYLIPSTLQWSGQPDTWSASSPGANTGLHVTVADYTNDVGVAAAYAKTLTYYAAKSGSTAARTTAKALLDGMWGNYQDSLGVAVPETRADYNRFDDSVYVPSGWSGTMPNGDAVNSASTFASLRSFYKNDPAWSKIQSYLAGGAAPVFTYHRFWAQADVALAMGAYAELLE, from the coding sequence ATGCACCCCAGAAGGAGACGCCGCGTGACGCGGAGACTCTGGACCGCTGTCGTGGCGGCCCTCGCTCTTCCGGTCTCGATGCTCGCGACCGGTACAACTCCCGCTCAGGCGGCGACAGTTCAGTGCAGCGTGGACTACAAGACCAACGACTGGGGCTCCGGCTTCACCGCGGATCTGACCCTCACCAACCGCGGTACGGACGCGATCAACGGCTGGACCCTGACGTACGGCTACGCCGGCAACCAGAAGCTCAGCAACGGCTGGAACGGCACCTGGTCCCAGTCCGGCAGCACGGTCTCGGTGACGAACGCGTCGTACAACGGGACGATCGCCGCGGGCGCGGCCGTCTCGACCGGCGCGCAGTTCGGCTACAGCGGCACCAACACCGCGCCCACCTCGTTCGCGGTCAACGGCACCGCCTGTACCGGGGCGCACCAGCCGCCGATCACCGTGCTGACCAGCCCGAGCGCGGGCGCGATCTACACACAGGGGGCGGCGATCCCGCTCGCGGCGACCGCGGCGGCGGCCGACAACGCGACGATCAGCAAGGTGGAGTTCTACGACGACACCACGCTGCTCGGCACGGACACGAGCTCGCCGTACTCTCTTTCGCCCTCCGGGTTGACCGTGGGCAGTCACTCGTTGGTGGCGAAGGCCTACGACAGCCTGGGCGCGTCCGGGGAGTCGACGCCGGTCGGTATCACGGTCGCCTCGGGACCCGCGGTGGTGGCATCACCCGCCCAACTGGGCGTCCAGCAGGGCAAGTCGGGCACGTACGCGGTGTCGCTGTCCACGCAGCCGTCGTCGAACGTGACCGTCACGACGGCCCGCGCGAGCGGCAACACGGGGCTGTCGGTCACCGGCGGCGCGTCGCTCACCTTCACGCCGTCGAACTGGAACACCGCGCAGACGGTGACTCTCACGGCCGACGCGTCGGGCACCGGTTCGGCGTCCTTCGAGTCGACGGCGACGGGTTTCACCAAGGCGACGGTCACGGTGACGGAGCTGGCGGCGGCGAACGCGTACGACGCCCGCTTCCTGGACCTCTACGGCAAGATCACCAACCCGGCGAACGGCTACTTCTCGCCCCAGGGCATCCCCTACCACTCGGTGGAGACCCTGATCGTCGAGGCGCCGGACCAGGGGCACGAGACCACGTCGGAGGCGTACAGCTATCTGCTGTGGCTCCAGGCGATGTACGGCAAGGTGACGGGCGACTGGTCCAAGTTCAACGGTGCCTGGGATCTCATGGAGAAGTACATGATCCCGACCCACGCCGACCAGCCGACCAACTCGTTCTACAACGCCTCGAAGCCGGCGACGTACGCTCCCGAACTGGACACCCCGAACGAGTATCCGGCGAAGCTCGACACCTCGGTGCCGGTGGGATCGGATCCGATCGCCGGTGAACTGAAGACCGCATACGGTACGGACGATGTCTACGGTATGCACTGGCTGGAGGACGTCGACAACACCTACGGCTACGGCGACACGCCGGGCGGCGGGTGCGAGGCCGGGCCGACGGCGAGCGGGCCGTCGTACATCAACACCTTCCAGCGCGGAGCGCAGGAATCGGTGTGGGAGACCGTGCCGCAACCGACCTGCGACGCCTTCAAGTACGGCGGTACGAACGGGTACTTGGACCTCTTCACCGGTGACTCCTCGTACGCCAAGCAGTGGAAGTACACCGACGCGCCGGACGCCGACGCGCGGGCCGTGCAGGCCGCGTACTGGGCCGACGTGTGGGCCAAGGAGCAGGGCAAGGGCACCGACGTCTCCACGACCGTCGGCAAGGCGGCGAAGATGGGCGACTATCTGCGCTACGCCATGTACGACAAGTACTTCAAGAAAATCGGCAACTGCGTCGGACCGTCCACCTGCCCGGCCGGTACCGGCAAGGACGCCTCGGACTATCTGCTGTCCTGGTACTACGCGTGGGGCGGTGCGAACGACACCAGCGCGGGTTGGGCGTGGCGCATCGGGTCGAGTCATGTGCACGGGGGTTATCAAAACCCGTTGGCCGCTTACGCGTTGAGTTCGTATGCCGATCTGAAGCCCAAGTCCACTACGGGCGCGGCGGATTGGGGTACCTCGCTGTCGCGGCAGCTGGAGTTCTACCGCTGGCTCCAGTCGAGCGAGGGTGCCATCGCCGGTGGGGCGACGAACAGTTGGCAGGGGCGGTACGCGAGTCCGCCGGCCGGGACGTCGACGTTCTACGGCATGTACTACGACCAGCAGCCCGTCTATCACGACCCGCCGTCCAACCAGTGGTTCGGGTTCCAGGCGTGGTCGATGGAGCGGGTCGCCGAGTACTACCAGCAGACGGGGAACGCGAGCGCGAAGGCGGTCCTCGACAAGTGGGTGGCGTGGGCGTTGTCCAAGACCACGATCAATCCGGACGGTACGTATCTGATTCCCTCGACGTTGCAGTGGTCGGGGCAGCCGGACACGTGGAGCGCGTCAAGTCCCGGTGCCAACACGGGACTTCATGTCACCGTGGCCGACTACACCAATGACGTGGGTGTGGCCGCCGCGTATGCCAAGACGCTGACGTACTACGCCGCGAAGTCCGGTTCCACGGCGGCGAGGACGACCGCGAAGGCGCTGCTCGACGGGATGTGGGGCAACTACCAGGACAGCCTGGGTGTCGCCGTTCCGGAGACTCGCGCGGACTACAACCGGTTCGACGACAGTGTGTATGTGCCGAGTGGGTGGAGCGGGACGATGCCGAACGGGGACGCGGTCAACTCCGCTTCTACGTTCGCCTCGTTGCGGTCCTTCTACAAGAACGATCCGGCGTGGTCGAAGATCCAGAGCTATCTGGCGGGTGGGGCTGCGCCTGTCTTCACGTATCACCGGTTCTGGGCTCAGGCGGATGTCGCCTTGGCCATGGGGGCGTATGCGGAGCTTCTTGAATAG
- a CDS encoding cellulose binding domain-containing protein, with translation MRRTRILTAVLTLAAGLLVGSPSALAANAPRATLAADTYTWHNARIDGGGFVPGVVFNRSEKNLAYARTDIGGAYRWQESTKIWTPLLDSVGWDAWGHTGVVSLASDSVDPDKVYAAVGTYTNSWDPTNGAVLRSRDRGGSWQETDLPFKLGGNMPGRGMGERLAVDPNKDSVLYLGAPSGKGLWRSTDSGVTWSQVTNFPNVGNYVQDPTDTSGYANDNQGIVWVTFDESTGTAGSATKTIYVGVADQANAVYRSTDAGATWSRVAGQPTGYLAHKGVLDAVNGYLYIAYSDKGGPYDGGKGRLWRYATATGTWTDISPVAEADTYYGFSGLTVDRQHPGTVMATAYSSWWPDTQIFRSTDSGGTWTKAWDYTSYPNRANRYTMDVSSSPWLTFGANPSPPEQAPKLGWMTESLEIDPFDSNRMMYGTGATLYGTENLTNWDSGGQFTVKPMVRGLEETAVNDLAAPPSGGAQLLSALGDIGGFRHTDPTKVPSMMFTSPTFTTTTSLDFAETDPNTVVRVGNVDTGAHIAFSTDNGANWFAGTDPSGVSGGGTVAAASDGSRFVWSPAGAGVQYTTGFGSSWAASSGIPAGAIVESDRVDAKTFYGFKSGHFYVSSDGGATFTTSTAAGLPTGDSVRFKALPGTKGDVWLAGGASDGAYGLWHSTDAGATFAKLANVDQADTIGFGKAATGASYQTLYTSARIGGVRGIFRSTDKGATWTRINDDAHQWGWTGAAITGDPRVYGRVYVSTNGRGVVYGDSSDAGDGGSGGGGGTDPTPTGACVVTYRITNQWTGGFQADVQLTNSGSTAWSGWALGWSFADGQQIGQLWNADYTQSGAAVTARNVSWNGTVAAGSSVGFGFTGSWTGANTKPGAFKMGDQSCAVG, from the coding sequence GTGCGAAGAACCCGAATCCTCACGGCCGTACTTACCCTCGCCGCAGGCCTGTTGGTGGGCAGTCCGTCCGCCCTCGCCGCGAACGCGCCCAGAGCGACGCTCGCGGCCGACACCTACACATGGCACAACGCCCGGATCGACGGTGGCGGGTTCGTGCCCGGTGTCGTCTTCAACCGGAGCGAGAAGAACCTCGCCTACGCCCGTACGGACATCGGCGGGGCCTATCGGTGGCAGGAGTCGACGAAGATCTGGACGCCGTTGCTCGACTCGGTCGGGTGGGACGCGTGGGGGCACACCGGGGTGGTGAGTCTCGCGTCCGACTCCGTCGATCCGGACAAGGTGTACGCGGCTGTCGGTACGTACACGAACAGTTGGGATCCGACGAACGGGGCCGTGCTCAGGTCGCGTGACCGGGGCGGGAGTTGGCAGGAGACCGATCTGCCGTTCAAGCTCGGCGGGAACATGCCGGGGCGCGGTATGGGTGAGCGGCTGGCCGTCGATCCCAACAAGGACAGCGTGCTGTATCTGGGTGCGCCGAGTGGGAAGGGGCTGTGGCGGTCCACCGACTCCGGGGTCACCTGGTCGCAGGTGACGAACTTCCCGAACGTCGGGAACTACGTGCAGGATCCGACCGACACGAGCGGCTACGCCAACGACAACCAGGGCATCGTGTGGGTCACCTTCGACGAGTCGACGGGGACGGCCGGCAGCGCGACGAAGACGATCTATGTCGGGGTCGCCGACCAGGCCAACGCCGTGTACCGGTCGACGGACGCGGGGGCCACGTGGTCGCGGGTGGCCGGGCAGCCCACCGGCTATCTGGCACACAAGGGTGTACTGGATGCGGTCAACGGTTATCTGTACATCGCATACAGCGACAAGGGCGGGCCCTACGACGGGGGCAAAGGGCGGTTGTGGCGGTACGCGACCGCTACCGGCACGTGGACGGACATCAGCCCGGTCGCGGAGGCCGACACCTACTACGGCTTCAGTGGTCTGACCGTCGACCGGCAGCATCCCGGGACCGTGATGGCGACGGCGTACAGCTCCTGGTGGCCGGACACGCAGATCTTCCGCTCCACGGACAGCGGCGGCACCTGGACGAAGGCCTGGGACTACACGTCGTATCCCAACCGTGCGAACCGCTACACCATGGACGTGTCGTCCTCGCCCTGGCTGACCTTCGGCGCTAACCCGTCGCCGCCCGAACAGGCCCCGAAACTCGGGTGGATGACCGAGTCGCTGGAGATCGACCCGTTCGACTCGAACCGCATGATGTACGGCACGGGTGCGACGCTCTACGGCACGGAGAACCTGACGAACTGGGACAGCGGCGGCCAGTTCACCGTGAAGCCGATGGTGCGGGGGCTGGAGGAGACGGCCGTGAACGACCTCGCCGCTCCCCCGTCCGGCGGGGCCCAACTCCTCAGCGCGCTGGGCGACATCGGCGGGTTCCGGCACACGGATCCGACCAAGGTCCCCTCGATGATGTTCACTTCGCCGACCTTCACGACGACCACGAGCCTCGACTTCGCGGAGACCGACCCCAACACCGTTGTGCGCGTGGGCAATGTGGACACGGGGGCGCACATCGCGTTCTCGACGGACAACGGCGCCAACTGGTTCGCGGGGACCGACCCTTCGGGTGTCAGCGGGGGCGGGACCGTCGCCGCTGCGTCTGACGGCAGTCGGTTCGTGTGGAGTCCGGCGGGTGCGGGCGTGCAGTACACGACGGGCTTCGGCTCGTCCTGGGCCGCGTCGAGCGGTATCCCGGCGGGTGCGATCGTCGAGTCGGACCGGGTGGACGCGAAGACCTTCTACGGCTTCAAGTCCGGTCATTTCTACGTCAGTTCGGACGGCGGGGCGACCTTCACCACGTCGACCGCGGCCGGCCTCCCCACCGGTGACAGCGTGCGCTTCAAGGCGCTGCCCGGCACGAAGGGGGACGTCTGGCTGGCGGGCGGGGCGAGCGACGGGGCGTACGGGCTGTGGCACTCCACGGACGCCGGCGCCACCTTCGCCAAGCTCGCGAACGTCGACCAGGCCGACACCATCGGCTTCGGCAAGGCGGCGACCGGTGCGTCGTACCAGACGCTCTACACCAGCGCGAGGATCGGTGGCGTACGCGGCATCTTCCGTTCGACGGACAAGGGCGCGACCTGGACGCGGATCAACGACGATGCGCATCAATGGGGTTGGACGGGTGCGGCGATCACCGGTGACCCCAGGGTCTACGGCCGCGTGTATGTGTCGACGAACGGCCGCGGGGTCGTCTACGGCGACTCCTCCGACGCCGGCGACGGAGGGAGCGGGGGCGGGGGCGGTACTGATCCGACGCCGACCGGCGCCTGCGTGGTGACGTACAGGATCACCAATCAGTGGACGGGCGGCTTCCAGGCCGATGTGCAGCTGACGAACTCCGGCTCAACCGCCTGGAGCGGCTGGGCACTTGGCTGGTCCTTCGCCGACGGGCAGCAGATCGGCCAGCTGTGGAACGCCGACTACACCCAGTCGGGCGCGGCGGTGACGGCGAGGAACGTGAGCTGGAACGGGACGGTGGCGGCGGGGTCTTCGGTGGGCTTCGGGTTCACGGGGAGTTGGACGGGGGCGAACACGAAGCCGGGCGCGTTCAAGATGGGCGATCAGAGCTGCGCGGTGGGCTGA